GGTTGGTCAGGTAGGCCAGTTGGTCGACCTTGGCGGCGTCTTGCTTGTCCAGATAAGCCTTGTCGGCCTTGTCCAGGTAATCACTGGCGTCCTTGGTTTCCAGCGCCGCGACTTTGCTGGCCTGCGGGTTGGCCTGCAGGCCGGCGTAGTTGGTGCGCGCGTTTTCCAGATTCGGGTTAGGCGGAGTGGAGCAGGCAGCCAGGGCAACGCTTGCGGCCAGAAGAGCTGGGATCATCAGTTGCTTACGCATAATTTGTCGTCCTTTCTATCGATAAAAGTTTCAGCTTTGCGATCGGGATGCGCGCTTACTGCACGGTGCGCTGACTTTCCTGACGCAGTTCCTGAACACCTTTCTGGGAATCCTTCACAGCCTGTTCGGCTTTCGCGGCCTGAGCCTTGCGTTCTGCTACACGAGCGTCCCATTCGGCTTGCTCGGACAGGGTGCGCGCTTCGTCATACTTCTTGTCGTGCATGGCGATTTCGGCTTGTTTCAGCTTGTCCTGCGCTTGCTTCATCTCAACGGCAGCGAATTCGGTACCGCCGGCACTGACGGCGCTGTTCACGGCCGATTGGGTCACGGCGTATTGCTCGGTCGGTGGATTACCAGCGCAACCGGCCAGTACGAAGCTGGTGCCGATGGCCAGAGCCGCCAGTTTCAGACCGCGCAGGTGGGTAAACGAGGTTTGGTTTTTCATGGTCTTCAACTCCATTAGGCATCTCCTGAAAACATCTGAATCCATCCTGGCCGAGGAGCCGCAAGCGACGTGTGAAAGCGCGTTTTTGAAACGCTCGTTCCAGGCGTGGTTACAGGTTCCGACCGGCGGGATTTTTCAAAAGTTCAGAAAAGATGGCCTATCGCCAAAAAAAATTTTGACCGAATGGACAAGGCTCTAGAGCGGGAACTTTGGCGAGGGAGAGTGGTACGCGCGGGTGTTTCCAATACTGAAAGCACGTCGATCCAGAGGCAGAAATGCAGTCAATGTGGGAGCGAGCCTGCTCGCGAAAGCGGTGTGCCAGTCACCATCAATGTCGACTGATATAACGCATTCGCGAGCAGGCTCGCTCCCACAGTTTTGGACTAGGTTGTGTCAGTGTTTTTGCTTGCCTTCAACAGCCGACAGGTCATGCAAATGTCGGCGCGAAAGGGCCAGAAACCGTGGCGTAGGCCCGACATCCTCATACAACGGATCACCCTCCTCATCGGTCGCCACCACCGTCGAACCTTTCACATACGGCAGGCTCGCTTCGAACTCCTCAAGCGCCGCGCCAATCAGTTCGCCGAGCAGTTCTTCGGCCTGCCGTTTGGGGTACATCTCGGCAATCGCCGCCAAGCGCGCAGCAGCTTCAACGTCCAGATGAATCGTGTAGCCAGTGTCGGTCAGGCGACCTTTGGCGTTTTCTTCCCAATGCTGGGCGAGTTCACGAATTTTCATGATGACCTCATTTCGCGCCTGCTCATGGCAGGCCTGGGTGAGTGTCCGGCAGCGCCGGCGGCAAGCCGTTGTACGGCTTACTGTTGAGACTAGCTTTTGTCCGCAAGGTTTAAAGTCCCTTGGTCGGCTGCTTGTAAGAAGCGTCGTAGAGCGGCACTCTCTAGGTCATGCACTCGTTTCTAAGCCGTCCGGATTACTGCTGGGGAATTGCTGATGACCGATATTGATGCACGCTTGCGCGAAGACGTTCACCTGCTCGGAGAGCTGTTGGGCAACACCATTCGAGACCAGTACGGCGAAGCCTTTCTCGACAAGATCGAGCAGATTCGCAAGGGCGCCAAGGCTGATCGCCGCGGCTCGATGGACGCTGAGCTGAGTGCCAGCCTCAATCAATTGAGCGAGGACGAATTGCTCCCGGTGGCGCGGGCGTTCAACCAGTTTCTCAATCTGGCGAACATCGCCGAGCAGTATCAGTTGATTCATCGGCGCGAAGAGTCGCAGCCGGCGCCGTTCGAATCCCGCGTACTGCCTGAGTTGCTCGCCCGTTTACGCAACGAAGGCCACAGCGCCGAGTCGCTGGCCCGGCAACTGGCGCGACTGGAAATCGAACTGGTGCTGACCGCGCACCCGACCGAAGTGGCGCGGCGCACGCTGATCCAGAAATACGACGCGATCGCCGGGCAACTCGCCGCGCAGGATCATCGCGACCTGACCAGCGCCGAACGCGAACAGATTCAAAAAACCCTGCAACGGCTGATTGCCGAAGCCTGGCACACCGAAGAAATCCGCCGCACGCGCCCAACGCCGGTTGATGAAGCCAAGTGGGGTTTCGCAGTGATCGAGCATTCGCTGTGGCAGGCGATTCCCAACCATATGCGCAAGGCCGACAAGGCGTTGCATGAAGCGACCGGCCTGCGTCTGCCACTGGAAGCGGCGCCGATTCGCTTCGCCTCGTGGATGGGCGGCGACCGTGACGGCAACCCCAACGTCACCGCCGCCGTGACTCGCGAAGTGTTGCTGCTGGCGCGCTGGATGGCCGCCGATTTGTACCTGCGCGATGTTGATCATCTTGCTGCCGAACTGTCGATGCAGCAGGCCAGCGATGCCCTCAAAGCCAAGGCCGGTGACAGCGCCGAACCATATCGTGCGGTGCTCAAACAATTGCGCGAACGCCTGCGCGCGACGCGCAACTGGGCACATGCCGCGCTGACTGCACCGACGCCAGCGCCGGCAGACGTGCTGCACAACAACCGCGATCTGCTCGATCCGCTGGAGCTGTGCTTCAACTCGCTGCACGAGTGCGGCATGGGCGTGATCGCCGATGGCCCGCTGCTTGATTGCCTGCGTCGGGCGGTGACCTTCGGCTTGTTCCTCGTGCGTCTCGATGTACGCCAGGATTCGTCGCGACACAGCTCGGCGATGACCGAAATCACCGATTATCTTGGTCTCGGTCGCTATGAAGACTGGGACGAAGAGCAGCGCATCAGCTTCCTGACCCGTGAACTGAGCAATCGTCGGCCACTGCTGCCGGCGCATTTCAAACCGTCGGCCGACACCGCCGAAGTACTCAACACCTGCAAGGAAGTCGCTGCGGCACCGGGCGCTTCGCTGGGTTCCTACGTAATCTCCATGGCTGGCGCCGCTTCCGATGTGCTCGCCGTGCAACTGCTGCTCAAAGAGTCCGGCGTGTTGCGGCCGATGCGTGTGGTGCCGCTGTTCGAAACCCTCGCCGACCTCGACAACGCCGGGCCGGTGATGGAGCGGCTGTTGCTGTTGCCGGGTTACCGCGCACGGCTGCAAGGCCCGCAGGAAGTAATGATCGGTTATTCCGAC
This region of Pseudomonas sp. R84 genomic DNA includes:
- the ppc gene encoding phosphoenolpyruvate carboxylase codes for the protein MTDIDARLREDVHLLGELLGNTIRDQYGEAFLDKIEQIRKGAKADRRGSMDAELSASLNQLSEDELLPVARAFNQFLNLANIAEQYQLIHRREESQPAPFESRVLPELLARLRNEGHSAESLARQLARLEIELVLTAHPTEVARRTLIQKYDAIAGQLAAQDHRDLTSAEREQIQKTLQRLIAEAWHTEEIRRTRPTPVDEAKWGFAVIEHSLWQAIPNHMRKADKALHEATGLRLPLEAAPIRFASWMGGDRDGNPNVTAAVTREVLLLARWMAADLYLRDVDHLAAELSMQQASDALKAKAGDSAEPYRAVLKQLRERLRATRNWAHAALTAPTPAPADVLHNNRDLLDPLELCFNSLHECGMGVIADGPLLDCLRRAVTFGLFLVRLDVRQDSSRHSSAMTEITDYLGLGRYEDWDEEQRISFLTRELSNRRPLLPAHFKPSADTAEVLNTCKEVAAAPGASLGSYVISMAGAASDVLAVQLLLKESGVLRPMRVVPLFETLADLDNAGPVMERLLLLPGYRARLQGPQEVMIGYSDSAKDAGTTAAAWAQYRAQERLVEICREQQVELLLFHGRGGTVGRGGGPAHAAILSQPPGSVAGRFRTTEQGEMIRFKFGLPDIAEQNLNLYLAAVLEATLLPPPPPTPEWRHLMDELAADGVSAYRQVVRENPQFVEYFRQSTPEQELGRLPLGSRPAKRRAGGIESLRAIPWIFGWTQTRLMLPAWLGWESALSKALERGEGELLGQMREQWPFFRTRIDMLEMVLAKADADIALSYDQRLVEPDLLPLGAQLRDLLSQACAVVLGLTGQSQLLAHSPDTLEFIRLRNTYLDPLHLLQAELLARSRQQDVEQGSPVEQALLVSVAGIAAGLRNTG
- a CDS encoding DUF4398 domain-containing protein, yielding MELKTMKNQTSFTHLRGLKLAALAIGTSFVLAGCAGNPPTEQYAVTQSAVNSAVSAGGTEFAAVEMKQAQDKLKQAEIAMHDKKYDEARTLSEQAEWDARVAERKAQAAKAEQAVKDSQKGVQELRQESQRTVQ
- a CDS encoding pilin assembly protein; translated protein: MKIRELAQHWEENAKGRLTDTGYTIHLDVEAAARLAAIAEMYPKRQAEELLGELIGAALEEFEASLPYVKGSTVVATDEEGDPLYEDVGPTPRFLALSRRHLHDLSAVEGKQKH